The stretch of DNA TTGCCGTGGGCCCGAACCAAGACGAACTTGGGGCACCGGATCATGGCCAGGATCACCCGGGTAAATCCTGAAAAGAATCGCTGGCCTTGTTCCGGAGTGGCAATCGATCGGAGTTCATCGAACGACGCCCCGGCGCAGAACGGCCCGGTGCCGGTGCTCGTGAGCACGATGACCCGGGCGCCGGGGTCTTGTCCCGCGGCGGCCACCGCCTCCGCCAACTGGTTGAGGATGGCGCTGGGCAGGGAGTTGCTCTTCGGATGGCCGAAGGTGATCGTGGCGATCCCGTCCGCGGTGGTCCGGATGACGTGTCCATCGTGAATCGGATCCTCAGACACCCGACCTCCGTTGCTCGTTAGGGGTTGCTCCGGACGCCGGTGGCCGAGAGGACCTGCCGCTCGGAGGCGTCGAGATGGCCTGCCAACAGGGCCCGGCACTCGTCGTGGCGGCCCTGGGTCAAGAATCGATATACCGCCCGATGCTCGTCGACCAGCCCGGCCAGCGACATCGAGTGGCCGTCGAGGTAAACCAGCCCGAGCCGCAGCTCGTCAAGGCACCCGGCAAAGGCCTGCTCGACTCGGGGACTCCGGTGGAGCCGGACGATGGCTCGATGAAAACCGAGATCGGCGTCGATAACTTGAGCCCCACCGGCGCCCGTCACGCCGACCAACCGCTCGAGGGCGGCGCCGACCTCGTGGTAGGTTTCGGGCGGTGCGCCCCGGGTGGCGTCGATCGCCCCGAGTTCGAGGAGCCGCCGGACCCGATAGAGGTCGATGACGCCGGCCCGGCTGAGGGAGGCCACGACCGCCGTTCGATGGGGGGCCAACCGCACCAAGCCTCGCTCCGCCAGTCGCTTGATCGCGTCCCGGAGAGTGTTGCGGGACACCCCGAGGCTCGCCGCGAGTTCGACTTCCGGAAGCGGCGTGCCGGCGGCGAGTGTGCCGCGGGCGATCCGATCGGCCAGCTTCGTGGCGACGAGATCGGCGCGGCCGGTAGCGATGCTGATAGGTGGTTCCATGAGGCCGGAAGTTATTGAGCTTGGTTGAACATCGCAATATCACTTTACTCCTTATCTAACAGACACTTGCGGTGGCAGTTGCGGGCTGATAATCTGGTTGTTCAACAAAGGATTCGCGATGAAGACCCCCCCCGCAACCGGGGCCCGGCGTGGGGCCCAACTCCTGGCTCGGCTCAAGGAGCGCCCCCCGGCACTCTGGCATCGCGGCGAGCGGATCGAG from Gemmatimonadota bacterium encodes:
- a CDS encoding GntR family transcriptional regulator, producing the protein MEPPISIATGRADLVATKLADRIARGTLAAGTPLPEVELAASLGVSRNTLRDAIKRLAERGLVRLAPHRTAVVASLSRAGVIDLYRVRRLLELGAIDATRGAPPETYHEVGAALERLVGVTGAGGAQVIDADLGFHRAIVRLHRSPRVEQAFAGCLDELRLGLVYLDGHSMSLAGLVDEHRAVYRFLTQGRHDECRALLAGHLDASERQVLSATGVRSNP